A window of the Sneathiella sp. P13V-1 genome harbors these coding sequences:
- a CDS encoding alkane 1-monooxygenase: protein MPHYGWYYLTYLLPALVAWGIYAGGWLLWLAPLWTFILVPIYDHLRGTEQGNVEPEQEAAYSSDIGYNLVVWLWPFLQAGLLAAAFARIYVGGFAFWELVAMTFSVGIITGAVGITWAHELCHRTNVVERALAEITLYMVSYPHFAVEHVYGHHKNVATPKDPATSRLGESFYKFYFRCVWGSLRSAWQIEAQQMKKKRRAVLHYSNRMVRYLVVQVLLYAAVYYLFGVTGLVFFAVQSIVAFTLLELINYLEHYGLLRKVNDQGRYETVRPWHSWNSSHIVSNLSLINLARHSDHHFRASRRYQILRHFDEAPQLPSGYSAMLVLALVPPLWFRVMNPRVREWRKTHEVPIEA from the coding sequence ATGCCGCATTACGGATGGTATTATCTGACTTATCTTTTGCCAGCACTTGTTGCTTGGGGAATTTATGCGGGTGGATGGCTGTTATGGCTTGCCCCGCTTTGGACATTTATTCTTGTGCCTATTTATGATCACCTTCGCGGTACAGAGCAGGGCAATGTAGAACCGGAGCAAGAAGCTGCGTATTCATCTGATATTGGATATAATCTGGTGGTATGGCTTTGGCCCTTTCTGCAAGCCGGGTTACTGGCGGCGGCGTTTGCGCGCATTTATGTTGGCGGCTTTGCGTTTTGGGAGTTGGTTGCAATGACCTTCTCTGTCGGTATCATTACAGGGGCTGTCGGGATTACATGGGCTCATGAGCTTTGTCACAGGACCAATGTTGTCGAGAGGGCCTTGGCCGAGATTACGTTATATATGGTGAGCTATCCGCACTTCGCAGTGGAGCATGTCTACGGTCACCACAAAAATGTAGCAACCCCAAAAGATCCAGCAACTTCAAGGCTTGGAGAGAGTTTTTATAAATTTTATTTCCGTTGTGTTTGGGGGAGTTTGCGAAGCGCCTGGCAAATTGAAGCCCAGCAAATGAAGAAAAAACGACGCGCCGTTTTACATTATTCAAATCGTATGGTGCGTTACTTGGTTGTGCAGGTTTTGCTATATGCGGCTGTTTACTACCTGTTTGGTGTAACAGGCCTTGTATTTTTTGCAGTGCAATCCATTGTCGCCTTTACCTTACTAGAGCTGATTAACTATCTGGAACATTACGGACTTCTTCGGAAAGTAAATGATCAGGGGCGCTATGAAACCGTACGCCCTTGGCACAGCTGGAATTCCAGCCATATTGTTTCGAACCTGTCATTGATCAATCTTGCACGGCATTCTGATCATCATTTCCGGGCATCGCGGCGTTATCAGATCCTTCGTCATTTTGATGAGGCTCCGCAATTGCCTTCTGGCTATTCGGCGATGTTGGTTCTCGCGCTTGTTCCGCCCCTTTGGTTCCGAGTAATGAACCCGAGAGTGCGGGAGTGGCGCAAAACCCATGAGGTACCTATTGAGGCGTAG
- a CDS encoding crotonase/enoyl-CoA hydratase family protein, with protein sequence MMPNQLKIYTEIHGPVSVITLNRPESRNALDKEATELLTKAFLDFEQDDSQKVAVLIGAGGNFCAGADLKEVSKKADYKPWAGHPEGPLHRPLSKPVIGAISGYAVAGGLGISLYCDIRIADETAVFGIFCRRWGVPMSDGTPTRLPRIIGTGPAMDMMLTGDPVSAERAFELGLVTRLTTSKDLKKDAIELAERIATFPPIAMLADRETIYTQFGKDEKAALYEEWQSARQAIIQEASQGAAKFAAGSGRHGSIAD encoded by the coding sequence ATGATGCCGAACCAATTAAAGATCTATACCGAGATTCATGGGCCTGTTTCAGTTATCACGCTGAACAGGCCAGAAAGCCGCAACGCGCTTGATAAAGAAGCTACAGAATTGCTCACAAAAGCCTTTCTCGATTTTGAACAGGATGACAGTCAAAAAGTGGCAGTTCTTATCGGCGCGGGTGGCAACTTCTGTGCTGGGGCTGACTTGAAAGAAGTTAGCAAGAAGGCGGACTATAAACCTTGGGCAGGGCACCCTGAGGGGCCACTACACCGCCCCTTAAGTAAACCTGTGATTGGTGCAATTTCAGGCTATGCCGTTGCAGGGGGACTTGGAATCTCCCTTTACTGTGATATTCGAATTGCAGATGAAACAGCTGTTTTTGGTATTTTCTGCAGGCGATGGGGCGTCCCCATGAGCGATGGCACACCCACGCGTTTGCCCCGCATTATTGGAACCGGCCCCGCAATGGATATGATGCTAACAGGAGATCCGGTATCTGCTGAACGCGCCTTTGAACTAGGTCTAGTTACTCGGCTGACAACATCCAAAGATCTTAAAAAAGACGCCATTGAATTGGCGGAGAGAATAGCAACCTTCCCGCCAATTGCCATGCTTGCGGACCGTGAAACTATTTACACCCAATTTGGCAAAGACGAAAAAGCCGCACTGTATGAAGAATGGCAAAGCGCACGTCAGGCAATCATACAAGAAGCCAGTCAAGGTGCCGCAAAATTCGCAGCCGGATCTGGGCGCCATGGAAGCATCGCTGATTGA
- a CDS encoding putative quinol monooxygenase, protein MLNIVAIITAKPGKRDEVLAAFNANVPAVHAEKGCVEYAAVVDAPDMGPFQTKLGPDSFAVIEKWESQEDLMAHAVSDHMKEYGKKTKDLVADKAIHILTAAE, encoded by the coding sequence ATGCTCAATATCGTAGCAATTATTACCGCTAAGCCCGGAAAAAGAGATGAAGTATTGGCTGCATTTAATGCCAATGTTCCCGCTGTTCATGCAGAAAAAGGTTGCGTTGAATATGCGGCTGTAGTCGACGCGCCAGATATGGGACCATTTCAAACGAAGCTTGGTCCGGACAGCTTCGCGGTTATTGAAAAGTGGGAAAGTCAGGAAGATCTGATGGCTCACGCCGTTTCAGATCATATGAAAGAATACGGCAAAAAGACCAAGGACCTAGTGGCAGATAAAGCCATCCACATTCTAACTGCTGCGGAATAG
- a CDS encoding DeoR/GlpR family DNA-binding transcription regulator, with protein sequence MKPEARKAEIADLVRREGFISVEALADKFAVTTQTIRKDINQLHEAGLVFRRHGGVEPITVMANLAYGVRQVLNLDFKRKLASLAAEYIEDGSVLAFSIGTTPELVAQSLAAKEDLTVITNNLGVGMSCLGFKGCRVFIAGGEIRTSDRDIVGPEAANFFGKYKVDIGIFGIGGLDPEGHLLDFHEEEVMARNSILENCRTSFLVMDHTKVNRPAHVRGGHITDVDYVFCDRALPANISRMLEEANTKVIYPKESEKV encoded by the coding sequence ATGAAACCGGAAGCAAGAAAAGCCGAGATAGCTGATCTGGTGCGCCGTGAAGGCTTCATTTCAGTGGAGGCTTTGGCAGACAAGTTCGCTGTTACAACTCAGACAATACGTAAAGATATCAATCAGTTGCATGAAGCTGGATTGGTGTTTCGGCGCCACGGTGGGGTGGAGCCAATTACTGTCATGGCGAACCTTGCCTACGGTGTGCGTCAGGTTCTGAACTTGGATTTCAAACGGAAGCTCGCCTCTCTGGCGGCTGAATATATCGAAGATGGTTCGGTGCTGGCGTTCAGTATCGGAACCACACCTGAGCTTGTAGCGCAGTCACTTGCTGCAAAAGAAGATCTTACGGTTATTACCAATAACCTTGGGGTTGGGATGAGTTGTCTTGGCTTTAAAGGGTGTCGCGTTTTCATCGCAGGTGGCGAGATTAGAACATCTGACAGAGATATCGTCGGACCAGAAGCCGCAAATTTCTTCGGCAAATACAAGGTGGATATCGGGATTTTCGGTATTGGCGGGTTGGATCCAGAAGGGCATTTGCTTGACTTCCACGAAGAAGAGGTGATGGCCCGCAATTCAATTTTGGAAAACTGCCGGACATCGTTTTTGGTCATGGACCACACAAAAGTAAATAGGCCCGCTCATGTTCGGGGCGGACATATCACGGATGTCGACTACGTGTTTTGCGATCGCGCGTTACCTGCCAACATTTCGCGCATGTTGGAGGAGGCAAACACGAAAGTCATCTATCCGAAAGAAAGCGAGAAAGTATGA
- a CDS encoding ABC transporter ATP-binding protein, with the protein MSSIVVTDLVKQFADAEPVVKGVSFTVEEGTLTVLLGGSGCGKSTILRMISGLEDVSGGSIKIGGEEVSGTDASKRGVSMVFQNYALFPHLSVAENILFGLKVRKVPTAERNKRLQEAAELVGLSEYLDRKPAQLSGGQRQRVALARTIVARQPVCLMDEPLSNLDAKLRASMRAEIRSLQQRLGLTMIYVTHDQIEAMTMADQVVLLNDGVVAQMASPADLYDDPADTYVARFIGSPPMNVLSEFAGAAEFIGDWQKGWTLGVRAEHVKIATSGLKGKVENVDYLGSETVLWLDTDGQKIACKLQGRTNHQVGDELFYQWDQKDTHWFDENGVGRDSVQAAPPSNRI; encoded by the coding sequence ATGAGTAGTATTGTTGTTACAGATCTTGTGAAACAGTTTGCAGACGCAGAACCTGTGGTAAAGGGTGTTTCCTTCACCGTGGAGGAAGGCACACTTACAGTGCTGCTCGGCGGGTCAGGTTGCGGTAAATCAACGATTCTACGGATGATTTCTGGTCTTGAAGATGTTTCAGGGGGGAGCATTAAAATCGGCGGTGAAGAAGTGTCAGGTACGGATGCTTCCAAACGTGGCGTATCGATGGTTTTCCAGAACTACGCACTATTTCCACACCTTAGCGTCGCTGAAAACATCCTGTTCGGCTTGAAAGTCCGAAAGGTTCCAACTGCCGAGAGAAACAAACGCCTTCAGGAAGCGGCGGAACTGGTTGGATTGTCAGAATATCTTGATAGAAAACCTGCGCAACTGTCCGGTGGGCAAAGGCAGCGTGTGGCGCTCGCACGAACTATTGTGGCGCGCCAGCCTGTCTGTTTAATGGATGAACCGTTATCCAACCTCGATGCTAAGCTAAGGGCCTCCATGCGCGCTGAAATAAGGTCCCTGCAACAGCGTTTAGGGCTCACTATGATCTATGTGACCCATGATCAGATTGAGGCCATGACAATGGCAGATCAGGTGGTTCTATTGAATGATGGTGTGGTTGCACAGATGGCATCACCCGCTGATCTTTATGATGATCCGGCCGATACATATGTGGCGCGGTTTATTGGAAGTCCGCCCATGAATGTACTTTCCGAATTCGCTGGGGCAGCTGAATTCATCGGTGACTGGCAAAAAGGGTGGACATTAGGTGTCCGCGCGGAGCACGTGAAAATTGCCACCTCCGGCCTCAAAGGCAAAGTCGAAAATGTAGATTACCTCGGTTCGGAAACGGTTTTATGGCTCGATACCGATGGTCAAAAAATTGCCTGCAAATTGCAAGGCAGAACAAATCATCAGGTGGGTGACGAACTTTTCTATCAATGGGATCAGAAAGATACGCACTGGTTTGATGAAAATGGAGTAGGGCGAGACAGCGTGCAGGCTGCCCCGCCTTCTAACCGCATTTGA
- a CDS encoding ABC transporter substrate-binding protein, whose protein sequence is MGATMALSAGVAAAKTSLTMYYPVAVGGPLTKIVDGIVADFEKQNPDIDVNAIYAGNYNDARIKALAALKSGQPAQLSVMFSIDIYDLIEQDAIVAFDDVVSTDEEKAWLKSFYPALMENGQTLGKTWGVPFQRSTIVMYYNKDAFRAAGLDAENPPKTWEELVAAGKKLTKKDGSQWGMMIPSTGYPYWMFGALTKQNGQVLMNADGTETYFNNPKVVEALSFWKDLSQKHEVMPKGAIEWGTLRKNFLEQKTAIMWHSTGNLTTVKKNAKFDFGVAMLPGNPSRGTPTGGGNFYIFKKSSDEEKKAALKLIKFMTSPKNAAKWSMETGYIGVSPEAYKTKELKEYAKSFPPAAVARDQLNFATAELSTYQTGRVRKLLDDALQAAIAGGKTPEEVLNDAQARATQLLKPYK, encoded by the coding sequence ATGGGTGCCACGATGGCACTCAGCGCAGGTGTCGCAGCTGCTAAAACCAGTCTCACCATGTATTATCCAGTTGCTGTGGGCGGACCGCTTACAAAAATCGTGGATGGTATTGTCGCTGATTTTGAAAAACAGAACCCGGATATTGATGTCAATGCGATCTATGCCGGTAACTATAACGACGCCCGCATTAAAGCTCTTGCAGCTCTGAAAAGTGGTCAACCAGCGCAACTTTCTGTCATGTTCTCAATCGACATTTATGATCTGATTGAGCAAGACGCCATTGTTGCATTTGATGATGTTGTCTCCACTGATGAAGAGAAAGCCTGGTTGAAATCCTTCTACCCAGCCTTGATGGAAAACGGGCAGACTTTGGGTAAAACCTGGGGTGTTCCGTTCCAGCGTTCCACAATCGTCATGTATTACAACAAAGACGCTTTCCGCGCAGCTGGTCTGGATGCCGAAAATCCACCAAAAACATGGGAAGAGTTGGTGGCCGCTGGTAAGAAACTGACCAAAAAAGATGGCTCCCAGTGGGGTATGATGATCCCATCTACTGGTTACCCATACTGGATGTTCGGTGCGCTCACAAAACAGAACGGCCAAGTTCTGATGAATGCAGACGGCACAGAAACATATTTCAACAATCCAAAAGTTGTTGAAGCTTTGTCCTTCTGGAAAGATCTGTCTCAGAAGCATGAAGTGATGCCAAAGGGTGCCATCGAATGGGGAACACTTCGTAAAAACTTCCTTGAGCAGAAAACAGCGATCATGTGGCACTCCACAGGTAACCTGACAACTGTGAAGAAAAACGCCAAGTTTGATTTTGGTGTTGCGATGCTCCCAGGAAACCCAAGCCGTGGTACGCCAACAGGTGGCGGTAACTTCTACATCTTCAAAAAATCAAGCGATGAAGAAAAGAAAGCCGCTCTTAAATTGATCAAATTCATGACCAGCCCAAAGAATGCGGCGAAATGGTCAATGGAAACTGGTTACATCGGTGTAAGTCCAGAAGCCTACAAAACGAAAGAGCTGAAGGAATATGCCAAATCCTTCCCACCAGCTGCTGTGGCACGTGATCAGTTGAACTTTGCGACAGCTGAACTGTCTACATACCAGACAGGTCGTGTGCGCAAACTTCTCGACGACGCTCTGCAAGCTGCAATTGCTGGGGGTAAAACACCAGAAGAAGTTCTGAACGACGCGCAAGCACGCGCCACTCAGCTTCTGAAGCCATACAAATAA
- a CDS encoding carbohydrate ABC transporter permease produces MRISGNRHILGWLLISPAVILLVTFTHYPSVSSFFSSLFSRGNPIRPSKFVGADQYTAMLEDPVFWTVLENNLIYAAGTIPASIGLALLMAVLVDQMLPGRAFLRLAYFTPTILPMIAVANIWLFFYTPEIGLLDQVLRPLGIDTPNWLGDPSTALWSIIFITIWKEAGFFMIFYLAALQTQSPELKEAAKLEGASAFTFFRRVTFPLLMPTTLFVLVNAVLNSFKLVDHIFILTKGGPNNASSLILYYIYETAFSFFDTPYAAALTIVLLGFLALLAFVQFGLLEKRIHYR; encoded by the coding sequence ATGCGGATATCGGGTAATCGTCATATTTTGGGGTGGTTGTTAATTTCGCCAGCGGTAATTCTGTTGGTGACTTTTACGCATTACCCGTCTGTTTCCAGTTTTTTTTCCAGTTTGTTTAGTCGTGGCAATCCGATACGCCCCTCTAAATTTGTCGGTGCTGACCAGTATACCGCCATGTTGGAAGACCCTGTCTTTTGGACAGTTCTGGAAAATAACCTGATTTACGCTGCCGGAACCATTCCGGCTTCAATTGGTTTAGCTTTGCTTATGGCCGTTTTGGTGGATCAGATGCTGCCCGGGCGTGCTTTTTTAAGGCTAGCCTATTTTACACCTACAATCTTGCCGATGATTGCCGTCGCAAATATCTGGCTGTTTTTCTACACACCTGAAATAGGTCTTTTGGATCAAGTTCTAAGGCCTTTGGGAATTGATACCCCTAACTGGTTGGGGGATCCCAGCACAGCTTTGTGGTCAATCATTTTCATAACCATCTGGAAAGAAGCAGGCTTCTTCATGATCTTTTATCTGGCAGCCTTGCAAACGCAGTCACCAGAGTTAAAAGAAGCCGCCAAGTTGGAAGGGGCAAGTGCGTTTACATTCTTCCGGAGGGTCACATTTCCTTTGTTGATGCCAACCACCTTATTCGTATTGGTGAACGCAGTATTGAATTCATTCAAGCTGGTGGATCATATTTTCATTCTGACCAAAGGTGGTCCAAATAACGCGAGTAGCTTGATCCTTTATTATATCTACGAAACAGCCTTTTCTTTCTTTGATACGCCGTATGCAGCGGCGCTGACCATTGTTCTTCTAGGCTTCCTTGCTCTGTTGGCATTTGTACAGTTTGGCCTGCTTGAAAAAAGGATCCACTACAGATGA
- a CDS encoding carbohydrate ABC transporter permease gives MRNFIPYTLTSFGAWALAILWISPLVFAFWAAFHYSSDAIHFDLLAPLTFENFRTVWEQAPFPRYMFNTFVLVTGLLISQCVLATLAAFAFARMNFWGGSVAFALVLVQLMVTPEILIVENYATVSALGYADSLVGIGLPYAASAFGIFLLRQSFKSIPKELDDAARMEGCSTLGILWRVYVPLAIPTYLAYGLVSISHHWNNFLWPLVISNSVETRPLTVGLAIFGAPESGVEWSEISAATLISIAPLLIAFLLFQRQFIKSFMASGIK, from the coding sequence ATGAGGAACTTTATCCCTTACACCTTAACCAGTTTTGGGGCATGGGCACTGGCAATCTTGTGGATTTCGCCATTGGTTTTCGCTTTTTGGGCGGCATTCCACTATTCATCAGACGCCATTCATTTTGATTTGCTGGCGCCGCTTACTTTCGAGAATTTCCGCACCGTTTGGGAGCAGGCACCTTTCCCCCGATATATGTTCAATACTTTCGTGCTGGTGACAGGATTGTTGATCTCCCAATGCGTGCTGGCCACCTTGGCAGCGTTTGCATTTGCCAGAATGAATTTCTGGGGCGGCAGTGTTGCTTTTGCGTTGGTGTTGGTTCAGTTGATGGTAACCCCTGAGATTTTAATCGTAGAAAATTACGCAACCGTTTCTGCACTTGGCTATGCGGATAGCCTTGTTGGAATTGGACTGCCTTATGCAGCTTCAGCCTTCGGAATTTTCCTTCTTCGTCAGAGTTTTAAATCTATTCCGAAGGAGTTGGATGACGCCGCGCGGATGGAGGGGTGCTCAACACTCGGAATTTTGTGGCGGGTCTATGTTCCGTTGGCAATACCAACTTATCTTGCATACGGGCTTGTCTCCATTAGCCATCATTGGAACAACTTCCTGTGGCCCCTGGTGATTTCAAACTCGGTGGAAACAAGACCTTTGACTGTCGGTCTTGCTATATTTGGCGCGCCTGAATCTGGTGTGGAGTGGTCAGAGATCTCAGCGGCCACCCTTATATCGATTGCTCCGCTGCTAATTGCATTCCTTTTGTTCCAACGTCAGTTTATCAAATCCTTCATGGCATCCGGCATAAAATAG
- a CDS encoding ATP-binding protein, with the protein MVAGELILFLCLFTAFVVLLRQRLKFTRVHIGPKLVIVGLGLVSLTSFIDFLVVGPNHVLPTGIHDEEFIEFWRIYGYVPGMIFILLGMAGFIPAMGALNKAYDVREASERKLLQQAVDLNEAKMRAEKAELILREALESIADAFVIFDAEDKLIAYNSQYKKLFPDVADILEPGVTFEELIRYQAMTSDLLESDEEKENWVQQRLEEHRNPDEAKEQIFKDGQIYRLSEFKTASGGTVAVRTNITDLRNRERALIHLNERLEEAQSVAHLGSWSKELSSNKLEWSDEVSRIMGYELGTIPHEYSYYTDRIHPDDIDEMFDIVRSALKEQDGYQVEYRMVHPDGKVVHVRELGKVVKNSAGEPVALHGTMQDITAEQEVEQELLEAKKKAEEGTKAKSMFLANMSHELRTPLNAIIGFAEVISKEIFGSINNEKYKEYSENILSSGQHLLSLINDILDYSRLEAGKFELDEVEAEMREILSWTELLLRPRAQEKHIALNVDLDTDLIFSGDERKIKQVLINLVNNAVKFTPPNGVVDVFVEDSDFDHVRIVVQDNGYGISDEDLKQIMRPFVRTVNSMTRSIEGTGLGLPLSKSIVELHGGKLEMQSKQGIGTRVDVLMPRRRFEKMQTLKKKA; encoded by the coding sequence ATGGTCGCTGGTGAACTAATACTGTTTCTGTGTTTGTTTACAGCCTTTGTTGTGTTGTTACGACAAAGGCTGAAATTCACGCGTGTTCATATCGGACCAAAGCTGGTTATTGTCGGGCTTGGCCTGGTTTCGCTAACCTCTTTTATTGATTTCCTGGTCGTTGGCCCCAATCATGTACTTCCAACCGGCATTCATGATGAAGAATTTATCGAGTTCTGGCGCATTTATGGCTATGTCCCCGGGATGATTTTCATCCTTTTGGGGATGGCTGGCTTTATCCCTGCAATGGGGGCATTGAACAAGGCTTACGATGTGCGTGAGGCTTCGGAACGGAAGCTGCTGCAGCAGGCCGTTGATCTGAACGAAGCCAAAATGCGTGCTGAAAAAGCAGAACTTATTTTGCGTGAGGCACTTGAATCAATTGCGGATGCCTTTGTTATCTTTGATGCAGAAGACAAACTGATTGCCTATAACAGTCAGTATAAAAAGCTCTTCCCAGATGTTGCTGATATATTGGAGCCAGGTGTTACCTTCGAGGAGCTTATTCGCTATCAGGCAATGACTTCGGATTTGCTGGAAAGTGACGAGGAGAAGGAAAACTGGGTGCAGCAACGCCTTGAGGAGCATCGAAACCCAGACGAAGCTAAAGAGCAGATTTTTAAAGACGGCCAGATTTATAGGCTGTCCGAGTTTAAAACCGCATCTGGCGGAACCGTTGCGGTTCGAACCAACATAACGGACCTTCGTAATCGCGAACGCGCCCTTATTCATCTCAATGAACGTCTGGAAGAAGCGCAATCAGTTGCCCATCTTGGTAGCTGGTCAAAAGAGCTTTCATCAAACAAGTTGGAATGGTCTGACGAAGTCAGCCGTATTATGGGATACGAACTTGGTACCATTCCGCATGAGTATAGTTACTATACGGATCGCATTCACCCGGATGATATCGACGAGATGTTTGATATCGTACGCAGCGCCCTTAAAGAACAGGATGGATATCAGGTTGAATACCGAATGGTTCACCCTGATGGCAAAGTTGTTCATGTCAGGGAACTGGGTAAGGTGGTCAAGAACTCAGCCGGAGAGCCTGTCGCGCTACATGGTACCATGCAGGACATCACTGCTGAGCAGGAGGTGGAGCAGGAGCTTCTTGAAGCCAAAAAGAAAGCGGAAGAGGGAACGAAGGCAAAATCAATGTTCCTGGCCAATATGAGTCATGAACTTCGAACTCCGTTAAATGCGATCATTGGTTTTGCAGAAGTCATTTCAAAAGAGATATTCGGCTCGATCAATAACGAGAAATATAAAGAATATTCTGAAAATATTCTCTCTTCCGGTCAGCACCTGTTGTCATTGATTAATGATATTCTGGATTATTCCAGACTTGAAGCAGGCAAGTTTGAATTGGATGAGGTTGAGGCCGAAATGAGGGAAATTCTGTCCTGGACAGAACTTCTGCTGCGGCCTCGTGCCCAGGAAAAACATATTGCCTTAAATGTGGATCTGGATACCGACCTTATCTTTAGCGGTGATGAAAGAAAGATTAAACAGGTTCTGATCAACCTTGTGAATAACGCGGTTAAATTTACACCCCCAAATGGAGTGGTCGACGTCTTTGTCGAAGATAGCGATTTTGACCATGTGAGAATTGTTGTTCAGGACAATGGTTACGGAATCAGTGACGAAGATTTGAAACAAATCATGCGTCCCTTTGTGCGGACAGTTAATTCGATGACCCGTTCAATTGAAGGAACGGGGCTTGGATTGCCGCTTTCCAAATCCATTGTCGAATTGCATGGCGGCAAACTGGAAATGCAGAGCAAACAAGGAATTGGAACACGTGTGGACGTGTTAATGCCGCGTCGCCGGTTTGAGAAAATGCAAACTCTCAAAAAAAAGGCTTGA
- a CDS encoding type III PLP-dependent enzyme has product MQIALQKKALTLGEYETSSLGLRAYNDEATALSLENCADAVHFLYPEILTGNLAKFTTSFAGTTLYAIKANPHPSLLTFMWKHGIRSFEAASIREIRFILSLLPDAEIYYMHPVKSRQSIREAYQLGVRAFAFDCAEELYKIETGTDHAEDLSLFLRLHMDQADARYPLNDKFGLSLNEAPLILQRMQSSANKLGVTFHVGSQCMNPDAYRHALSQVRMVVDQAGVDIHAIDVGGGFPVSYPGMDNIDLAPYFDTIKQAIAEFDFGDVDLLCEPGRALSGNAGAVAVRVELKKSSNLYLNDGTYGALFDAGISNWKYPLSVVTSDGRTLDPSESDYKFYGPTCDSLDMMAGPYKLPADIEEGDWIIFHHLGAYGYAMQTKFNGFYSDTVVEISAL; this is encoded by the coding sequence ATGCAAATTGCTCTACAAAAAAAAGCATTAACCCTGGGGGAGTATGAAACTTCGTCATTGGGATTGAGAGCTTACAATGACGAAGCGACAGCGCTTTCACTAGAGAATTGTGCAGATGCAGTACATTTTCTGTATCCGGAAATTCTGACTGGCAATCTCGCAAAATTTACAACTTCCTTCGCTGGGACAACCCTGTACGCGATTAAAGCCAACCCACATCCATCACTGCTAACCTTTATGTGGAAGCATGGGATTAGAAGTTTTGAAGCTGCCTCCATCCGGGAGATACGTTTCATTTTGTCACTCCTGCCCGATGCAGAAATCTATTACATGCACCCTGTGAAAAGCAGGCAGTCTATTCGCGAAGCCTACCAACTGGGTGTAAGAGCGTTCGCCTTCGACTGTGCTGAAGAGCTCTACAAAATTGAAACTGGAACAGATCATGCTGAGGATCTAAGCCTTTTCCTGAGATTGCATATGGATCAAGCTGATGCCCGGTATCCACTCAATGACAAATTTGGGCTGTCGCTAAATGAAGCGCCACTTATCCTTCAACGGATGCAGTCTTCTGCAAATAAATTGGGTGTTACTTTCCATGTTGGATCTCAATGCATGAACCCTGATGCCTACCGTCATGCGCTTTCACAGGTCAGAATGGTGGTTGATCAGGCTGGTGTTGACATTCATGCTATCGATGTTGGTGGTGGGTTCCCTGTTTCTTATCCGGGTATGGATAACATCGACCTGGCGCCCTATTTTGATACAATTAAACAGGCAATTGCCGAGTTTGATTTTGGTGATGTTGATCTGCTGTGTGAGCCGGGAAGAGCGCTTTCAGGAAATGCAGGCGCGGTCGCGGTCCGTGTCGAACTTAAAAAGTCGTCGAACCTGTATCTGAATGACGGAACTTACGGTGCCTTATTTGATGCAGGAATTTCGAACTGGAAATATCCTTTGTCTGTTGTGACTTCGGATGGACGCACGCTGGACCCATCAGAAAGTGACTATAAGTTCTATGGTCCAACTTGTGATAGCCTGGATATGATGGCGGGCCCTTATAAATTGCCTGCGGATATTGAGGAAGGTGATTGGATTATCTTCCATCACCTTGGCGCATATGGTTATGCCATGCAGACAAAATTTAACGGATTTTATTCTGACACCGTTGTCGAGATTTCGGCTTTGTGA